The Sphingobacteriaceae bacterium genome has a segment encoding these proteins:
- a CDS encoding mannose-1-phosphate guanylyltransferase encodes MSNHYAIIMAGGVGSRFWPMSTSKHPKQFLDILGSGKTLLQQTYERMRMLCPNENIFVVTSQAYYELVNHQIPELPKANILREPSRKNTAPCIAYATYKIHKLNPNAVTIVAPSDHMIKKENVFVRAINSCFDKAQKENCLITLGIKPTRPDTGYGYIQFIESSEADKEQRMYKVKTFTEKPDMEMAKFFLESGDFLWNSGIFIWRSSEIIKSLEAHDPELANVFKDCWDAYNTADEETAIKNAYTICKNISIDYSVMEKADNVFVRASAIGWSDLGTWGSLYTHIQKDDHQNASIGKNVMLYNSSNCIVHVPKDKLVVLQGLDDYIVVESEGVLMICKKEDEQQIRNFVNDVKVKKGERFI; translated from the coding sequence ATGAGCAATCATTATGCGATTATAATGGCCGGTGGCGTAGGTTCGAGGTTTTGGCCTATGAGCACTTCAAAGCACCCCAAACAGTTTCTTGATATTTTAGGAAGCGGTAAAACCTTATTGCAGCAAACTTACGAGCGCATGCGTATGTTATGCCCGAATGAAAATATTTTTGTGGTTACTAGTCAGGCGTATTATGAATTAGTAAATCATCAAATACCCGAATTACCTAAAGCAAATATCTTACGCGAGCCTTCCCGAAAAAATACGGCTCCTTGTATCGCTTATGCCACTTACAAAATTCATAAATTAAATCCGAATGCAGTAACCATTGTGGCTCCAAGCGACCACATGATTAAAAAGGAAAATGTTTTTGTGCGCGCTATAAATTCTTGTTTTGATAAAGCACAGAAAGAAAACTGTTTGATTACCTTGGGTATAAAACCTACCAGACCGGATACCGGTTATGGTTATATACAATTTATTGAAAGTTCTGAGGCCGATAAAGAGCAGCGCATGTATAAAGTAAAAACTTTTACTGAAAAACCGGACATGGAAATGGCTAAGTTTTTTTTGGAGAGTGGGGATTTTTTATGGAATTCGGGAATTTTTATCTGGCGAAGTTCAGAAATAATAAAATCACTAGAAGCGCACGATCCGGAATTGGCGAATGTATTTAAAGATTGTTGGGATGCTTACAATACCGCAGACGAAGAAACAGCTATTAAAAACGCGTATACTATTTGTAAAAATATTTCGATAGATTATAGCGTAATGGAAAAAGCCGACAATGTTTTTGTGCGAGCGAGTGCAATTGGCTGGAGTGATTTAGGAACCTGGGGAAGTTTATATACCCATATTCAAAAAGATGATCATCAAAATGCTTCCATAGGTAAAAATGTTATGCTTTACAATTCTTCAAACTGCATTGTACATGTACCTAAAGATAAATTGGTGGTTTTGCAGGGCTTGGATGATTACATTGTGGTAGAGAGTGAAGGCGTATTAATGATATGCAAAAAAGAAGACGAGCAACAAATCAGAAATTTTGTAAATGATGTGAAGGTGAAAAAAGGAGAAAGATTTATTTAG
- a CDS encoding OmpA family protein, with translation MKHLIQILLVFLAISPISMLAQDEDEKQVKKICNEDLNKKAIKLYEKALDKKKYKKQERLEFLTEAIQLEPDFPEAHLRMGFEMEVRLRVEEKPYKPLIQPFMAAIKYCPQIHSEPYYFMGFAYYEAGNNDSAKKYLQKFIDFKDEDDAKFGKNYNFYLGNAQGMIKTIKKESSLKKGVPFNPKVVNGVSTERDEYLTYVSPDDQNCFFVRKQPIVSKNQVYASDREKEVFMIAKRDKTGQFTKGEPLPEPFNVTDDNQGGCTISIDNKHLYFAMMKDEGGAQPNVDLYVSDNIEDYWTDIRKLSATVNDPKYWDSQPTIASDGITLYFASDRPGGFGGIDLYVTVKDPRTGTWSVPKNLGPSINTKGNEKTPFIHSDSHTIYFSSDGHYGFGGYDIYFARMDESGKWSEPENIGAPINGPGDDSGFFVSKDTKTAYFFSYNEGKVAGKGVGRYDMYSFDLYAEARPNEVVFFEGDVKDHAGEAVAGAVVEIKNTVTKEKTYAVVDSTSGKYMAAVQVKHKDKLIITVKKDSVAFNTTVVDMKNVTVTTKIPEVKLTVQKSDKGKSFVINDIHYKTNSAEIEESSKLILQSFAEYLLENPNLSVEIQGHTDNVGNPKDNLALSSNRAFSVKQYIESFKVPGKRISAKGYGQTAPIADNKTENGRAQNRRTEFLIVDH, from the coding sequence ATGAAACATCTGATTCAAATTCTATTAGTATTTCTCGCCATATCGCCAATTTCAATGCTGGCGCAGGATGAAGATGAAAAACAAGTTAAAAAAATATGTAATGAAGATCTCAATAAAAAAGCCATAAAGCTTTATGAAAAAGCGTTGGATAAAAAGAAATACAAAAAACAAGAACGATTGGAGTTTTTAACCGAAGCTATTCAATTGGAACCTGACTTTCCGGAAGCTCATTTAAGAATGGGATTTGAAATGGAAGTTCGTTTAAGAGTAGAAGAGAAGCCTTACAAACCACTCATTCAGCCATTCATGGCCGCCATTAAATATTGTCCGCAAATTCATAGCGAACCCTACTATTTCATGGGATTTGCTTATTACGAAGCAGGCAATAATGATTCTGCAAAAAAATACCTGCAAAAGTTTATAGATTTTAAGGATGAAGATGATGCCAAGTTTGGAAAAAACTATAATTTCTATTTAGGTAATGCTCAAGGGATGATCAAAACCATTAAAAAAGAATCTTCACTTAAAAAAGGTGTACCCTTTAATCCAAAAGTTGTAAATGGCGTTTCCACAGAACGAGATGAATATCTCACCTACGTATCACCCGATGATCAAAATTGTTTTTTTGTTCGCAAACAACCTATAGTAAGTAAAAATCAAGTGTATGCCAGTGATCGGGAAAAAGAAGTTTTTATGATTGCAAAACGGGATAAAACCGGACAGTTTACCAAAGGAGAGCCATTACCTGAACCCTTTAATGTTACTGATGATAATCAGGGGGGTTGCACCATTTCCATTGATAATAAACATTTGTATTTCGCTATGATGAAAGATGAAGGTGGAGCTCAACCTAATGTTGATTTATATGTAAGCGATAATATTGAAGATTACTGGACCGACATTCGCAAATTAAGTGCAACAGTAAATGATCCCAAATATTGGGATAGTCAACCTACCATTGCGTCCGACGGCATCACACTTTATTTTGCGAGCGACCGTCCGGGCGGATTTGGTGGAATTGATTTGTATGTAACGGTTAAAGATCCGCGCACCGGAACATGGAGCGTGCCCAAAAATTTAGGCCCTAGCATAAACACCAAGGGGAACGAAAAAACGCCTTTTATTCATAGTGATAGTCATACCATTTATTTTTCCAGTGATGGACATTACGGTTTCGGGGGGTACGACATTTACTTTGCACGAATGGATGAAAGCGGCAAGTGGTCGGAGCCTGAAAATATTGGAGCACCCATTAACGGACCCGGAGACGATAGCGGTTTTTTTGTGAGTAAGGATACCAAAACAGCTTATTTTTTCAGTTACAATGAAGGAAAAGTGGCCGGAAAAGGTGTCGGGCGTTACGACATGTATAGTTTTGATTTATACGCCGAAGCCCGACCAAATGAAGTTGTGTTTTTTGAAGGTGATGTGAAAGATCACGCCGGAGAAGCTGTAGCAGGAGCAGTGGTGGAAATTAAAAATACAGTAACCAAAGAAAAAACTTACGCCGTAGTTGACAGCACGAGCGGAAAATACATGGCAGCCGTTCAGGTAAAACACAAAGATAAATTAATTATAACCGTAAAAAAAGATTCTGTGGCTTTTAATACCACGGTAGTTGATATGAAAAATGTAACCGTAACAACAAAAATACCGGAAGTGAAATTAACTGTACAAAAATCAGATAAAGGAAAAAGTTTTGTTATTAACGATATACATTATAAAACCAATAGTGCCGAGATTGAAGAATCCAGTAAATTAATTTTACAATCTTTTGCCGAATATTTGCTGGAAAACCCAAATCTCTCAGTGGAAATTCAAGGGCATACCGATAATGTTGGTAACCCAAAAGACAACCTGGCGCTTAGTTCAAACCGTGCATTTTCAGTAAAACAATATATTGAGAGTTTTAAGGTGCCCGGCAAAAGAATCAGTGCAAAGGGTTATGGCCAAACAGCACCTATAGCAGATAACAAAACCGAAAACGGAAGAGCTCAAAACAGAAGAACCGAATTTTTAATTGTGGATCATTAA
- a CDS encoding DUF4199 domain-containing protein → MNKKGLYFGLAYSLFVIIFKLVILFGGFSLTHFGWYYSNITAVFMVIPFYILAIKSTRDKDYNGVIGGKEATRIALTVFIVGAVLVSAYNYFEFEYAGKKIAIEYYNSAQFLDYLKKLPQVKEADYAKIIEEQIKNTEVSAFKATTGKLFSYILLGLSSTFICAVLLKRNRVN, encoded by the coding sequence ATGAATAAGAAGGGACTTTATTTTGGTTTAGCGTACAGCCTTTTTGTAATTATTTTTAAGTTAGTAATTCTCTTTGGCGGATTTTCTTTAACTCATTTTGGTTGGTATTATTCCAATATCACAGCTGTTTTTATGGTTATTCCGTTTTACATTTTGGCCATAAAAAGCACACGCGATAAAGATTACAACGGAGTAATAGGAGGGAAGGAAGCGACTAGAATTGCTTTAACTGTTTTTATTGTAGGAGCTGTGTTGGTGAGTGCCTATAATTATTTTGAATTTGAATATGCCGGAAAAAAAATTGCGATTGAGTATTATAACAGTGCTCAGTTTTTAGACTATCTTAAAAAATTACCGCAAGTTAAAGAAGCGGATTATGCAAAGATTATTGAGGAACAAATAAAAAATACGGAAGTTTCAGCTTTTAAAGCAACAACCGGAAAATTATTTTCCTATATATTATTAGGTTTAAGCAGCACGTTTATTTGTGCAGTTCTTTTAAAAAGAAACCGCGTGAATTAA
- the rho gene encoding transcription termination factor Rho: MAKEKDGKKETREKRPRKVKLDPINEEAVSESVSEVNEEENVVMPVQETEVAETVTTEATAETEVSSNESAQMQEGGASTTASTDENQIKKPEKVYYNFDNIVLVTGVLEIMPDGYGFLRSSDYNYLNSPDDVYVSQSQIKLFGLRTGDVVKGGVRPPREGEKYFPLIKVDQINGRDPGFVRDRVMFEYLTPLFPYEKIKLTGHAQENLSTRVMDLFSPIGKGQRGLIVAQPKTGKTVLLKDVANAIAANHPEIYLIILLIDERPEEVTDMARSVKAEVVSSTFDEPAEKHVKIANIVLEKSKRLVECGHDVVILLDSITRLARAYNTVSPASGKVLTGGVDANALHKPKRFFGAARKVENGGSLTILATALTETGSKMDEVIFEEFKGTGNMELQLDRKLSNRRIYPAIDLLASSTRRDDLLIDKETLSRLWVLRKHLGDMNPQEAMEFLLERLRRTQTNEEFLVGMNG, from the coding sequence ATGGCCAAAGAAAAAGACGGTAAAAAAGAAACGCGTGAAAAAAGACCTCGCAAAGTAAAGTTAGATCCCATTAATGAAGAAGCGGTTTCTGAATCAGTTTCAGAAGTGAATGAAGAGGAAAATGTGGTTATGCCTGTTCAGGAAACTGAGGTAGCAGAAACGGTAACAACTGAAGCTACAGCAGAAACTGAAGTTTCTTCAAATGAGTCTGCACAAATGCAGGAAGGCGGAGCTTCAACAACCGCTTCAACAGATGAAAATCAAATTAAAAAACCGGAAAAAGTATATTACAATTTCGATAATATTGTTTTAGTTACCGGCGTATTAGAAATCATGCCTGATGGTTATGGATTTTTAAGAAGCTCAGATTATAACTATCTGAATTCACCCGACGATGTGTATGTTTCTCAATCGCAAATTAAATTATTCGGATTAAGAACGGGAGATGTGGTTAAAGGTGGTGTAAGACCACCTCGAGAAGGAGAGAAGTATTTTCCATTAATAAAAGTTGATCAGATTAACGGAAGAGATCCGGGCTTTGTACGTGACCGCGTGATGTTTGAATACCTAACACCATTATTTCCGTATGAAAAAATAAAATTAACAGGCCATGCACAGGAAAATTTAAGTACACGTGTAATGGATTTGTTTTCACCAATTGGAAAAGGACAGCGTGGTTTAATTGTGGCGCAGCCTAAAACCGGTAAAACCGTTTTATTAAAAGATGTGGCCAATGCAATAGCTGCCAATCATCCCGAAATTTATTTAATTATTTTATTAATTGATGAAAGACCGGAAGAGGTAACGGATATGGCCAGAAGCGTGAAGGCAGAAGTAGTATCGAGTACCTTTGATGAACCGGCGGAAAAACATGTAAAAATTGCTAACATAGTTTTAGAAAAATCAAAACGATTGGTGGAATGCGGACATGATGTGGTTATTTTGTTAGATAGTATTACCCGTTTAGCTCGTGCATACAATACTGTTTCACCTGCCAGCGGTAAAGTATTAACCGGAGGTGTTGATGCCAATGCTTTACATAAACCAAAAAGATTTTTTGGTGCAGCACGTAAAGTGGAGAATGGCGGATCATTAACCATTTTAGCTACCGCCTTAACGGAAACCGGTTCTAAAATGGACGAGGTTATTTTTGAAGAATTTAAAGGAACCGGAAATATGGAATTACAGTTGGATAGAAAATTATCTAACCGAAGAATTTATCCGGCCATTGATTTATTAGCCTCGTCAACACGTAGAGATGATTTATTAATTGATAAAGAAACCTTATCTAGGTTATGGGTATTGCGCAAGCATTTGGGGGATATGAATCCACAAGAAGCCATGGAGTTTTTATTGGAGCGATTGCGAAGAACACAAACCAATGAAGAATTTTTAGTAGGCATGAATGGGTAA
- a CDS encoding glycosyltransferase encodes MSVEYYILFGILFLYALLLSFPILGFAKSEFVKNDSDSLNEPISIIICARNEEKNIPRCLKTILHQQYDLSKLQIILIDDASTDSTVNYAQAILKVSGINYKIIQNKKQLGKKRSILQALQLAEYELIITRDADTYTLSDEWLYTISDFYTKHKCDMIIGPVAISQNSGALWALQAIENDILNVLSCGMAKLKKPFLCSGANLIFTKTAFKKAGSYQSHLAITSGDDVLFLEDLKKTGAKISYLKSNKAVVYTYPCPNIKSLFLQKIRWANKFSSNKNYYNNLLAFVTLLTNISVLFCILNAFLVAQNATFGLIFIGIKLVIDNLLLFLASRFLKTKGLTMYILPVALVYPVYVLLISLLSIFIKPNWK; translated from the coding sequence ATGAGTGTTGAATATTATATTTTGTTTGGCATTTTATTTTTGTACGCACTTTTGTTAAGTTTTCCGATTCTTGGTTTTGCTAAATCTGAGTTTGTTAAAAACGATTCCGATTCATTAAATGAACCTATATCCATTATAATCTGTGCCCGAAATGAAGAAAAAAATATTCCTAGGTGTTTAAAAACAATTTTACATCAACAATATGATCTTTCAAAATTGCAAATAATATTAATTGATGATGCGAGCACGGATTCTACGGTAAATTATGCTCAGGCCATTTTAAAAGTTTCCGGAATAAATTATAAAATCATCCAAAACAAGAAGCAATTGGGGAAAAAACGATCTATTCTCCAAGCCCTGCAACTGGCCGAATATGAATTAATCATTACGCGTGATGCAGATACATATACCTTAAGCGATGAATGGTTGTATACTATTTCAGACTTTTACACAAAACATAAATGCGACATGATAATTGGCCCGGTAGCTATTTCTCAAAATTCCGGTGCGCTTTGGGCCTTACAGGCTATTGAAAATGATATATTGAATGTTCTTTCCTGCGGAATGGCAAAACTCAAAAAGCCCTTTTTATGTAGCGGAGCCAATTTAATTTTTACTAAAACTGCTTTTAAAAAAGCTGGATCCTATCAAAGTCACCTAGCTATTACTTCGGGGGATGACGTATTGTTTCTGGAAGATTTAAAAAAAACAGGCGCAAAGATCAGTTACTTGAAAAGCAATAAGGCTGTAGTTTATACCTACCCATGTCCAAACATCAAATCCCTCTTCCTGCAAAAAATCAGATGGGCCAATAAATTTTCTTCCAACAAAAATTATTATAATAACCTATTGGCTTTTGTTACGCTTTTAACAAACATTTCGGTGCTTTTTTGCATACTCAATGCCTTTTTAGTGGCTCAAAATGCTACTTTCGGCTTAATTTTTATAGGAATTAAGCTTGTAATTGACAATTTGTTACTATTTTTAGCTTCACGTTTTTTAAAAACTAAGGGTCTGACTATGTACATTTTACCTGTTGCTTTGGTGTATCCTGTATATGTATTATTAATTAGTCTCTTATCTATTTTTATTAAACCAAACTGGAAGTAA
- a CDS encoding ABC transporter permease, producing MFFKKKRIDFESESLSAQTWKRFKRNKLSMLGLFIIFVSCSISILGYLITPDSTPYANDQKPELHIKEPGFTSRFILVKKNETFVKPSVLDRMLFGSYSEYTSLTMYNYFFKGPFILIEEFTGNKNNNGSISKVNVADVIYAVDQKEPINYNVLTNEVSFYEVDNPVKQTKSITELRKIIQEKHVVTKKYLLGTDLLGRDLLSRLLIGTRISLSVGLVSVIISILIGILLGAIAGYFRGTVDSVIMWLINVVWSIPTLLLVIAITLVLGKGIIQVFIAVGLTMWVEVARIVRGQILSIREKEFVEAGRALGYTNMRIILRHILPNVMGPVIVMAASNFASAILVEAGLSFLGIGAQPPVPTWGEMTNTHHGYILMDKAYLAFIPGIAIMILVLSFMLVGNGLRDALDTRTLDEKPIAN from the coding sequence ATGTTTTTTAAAAAGAAACGAATTGACTTTGAATCAGAATCCCTCAGTGCTCAAACCTGGAAGAGGTTCAAACGAAATAAACTTTCCATGCTTGGTTTATTTATCATTTTTGTTTCCTGTTCTATTTCCATTTTAGGTTATTTGATTACACCTGATAGTACGCCTTACGCCAATGATCAAAAACCTGAATTGCACATCAAAGAGCCCGGCTTCACTTCCCGTTTTATTTTAGTTAAGAAAAATGAAACTTTTGTAAAGCCATCGGTTTTAGACAGAATGTTATTTGGCTCTTATTCGGAATACACCTCGCTTACGATGTATAACTATTTTTTCAAAGGTCCTTTTATTTTAATTGAAGAATTTACTGGTAATAAAAATAATAACGGTTCCATTTCAAAAGTAAATGTTGCAGACGTGATTTATGCAGTTGATCAAAAAGAACCCATAAATTATAATGTACTTACAAATGAAGTTTCTTTTTACGAAGTTGATAATCCGGTTAAACAAACTAAATCAATTACTGAATTAAGAAAAATCATTCAGGAAAAGCATGTAGTTACCAAAAAGTATTTACTAGGTACAGATTTATTAGGAAGAGATTTATTAAGTAGATTATTAATCGGAACAAGAATAAGTTTAAGTGTTGGACTTGTTTCTGTAATCATTTCCATTTTAATCGGAATTTTATTGGGTGCTATAGCCGGTTATTTCAGAGGAACAGTTGACTCAGTAATTATGTGGCTCATCAATGTGGTATGGAGTATTCCAACCTTATTATTGGTAATTGCCATCACTTTGGTTTTAGGAAAAGGTATCATCCAAGTTTTTATTGCTGTAGGATTAACCATGTGGGTTGAAGTAGCCAGAATTGTAAGAGGACAAATTCTAAGTATTCGCGAGAAAGAATTTGTAGAAGCAGGAAGAGCACTTGGTTATACGAATATGCGCATTATCTTAAGGCATATTTTACCAAACGTAATGGGGCCGGTAATTGTAATGGCGGCCAGTAATTTTGCATCTGCCATTTTAGTAGAAGCCGGATTAAGTTTTTTAGGAATTGGTGCTCAACCTCCGGTTCCCACTTGGGGAGAAATGACCAACACACACCATGGTTATATTCTAATGGATAAAGCTTACTTAGCTTTTATACCCGGCATTGCCATTATGATACTAGTGCTTTCTTTTATGTTAGTTGGTAACGGTCTGCGAGATGCCTTAGATACCAGAACGCTCGACGAAAAACCGATTGCAAACTAA
- a CDS encoding DEAD/DEAH box helicase, whose amino-acid sequence MTFEELGLQSNLLKGITDLGFTEPTPIQQKTIPLLLNNSTDLVALAQTGTGKTAAFGLPLLGRIDCDNRITQALVLAPTRELCMQITGDLKKYSKYFSNFSICAIYGGARIDGQIKEVRKGVQVIVATPGRLIDMIERKVVNLNTVKYIVLDEADEMLNMGFKEDLDIILKETPKDKNTWLFSATMPKEVERIAKNYMSKPAELSAGNKNEGAANIEHVYYLVHPRDRYPALKRVVDYYPEIFGIVFCRTKAETQEVADALIKDGYSADALHGDLSQSQRDFVMKRFRSKTLQMLVATDVAARGIDVNDVTHVINFNLPEDVENYTHRTGRTARAGKSGIAITIITPKEQSRIRDIERILKKKFERKNVPTGVEVCEKQLFNLVHKLHSVSVKDDEIETFLPKIYEELKDLSKEELIKRFISEEFNRFHEYYEDAQDLNTLTGNTDGAFGNSRVTRFFINMGMMDGFNRNSLKDYLADAVKLHPRMIFNLDIKSSFSFFETESKFVDTFLAINSADTEFNNRKVQLEVSKKKMSEGGGNRSGGGGGGFRGNGSGGYRGGERSNSGKSGGFKRRDDNEKRPRKFVKKSSSEGGGRSYGDKPAKKGFGKSRF is encoded by the coding sequence ATGACGTTTGAAGAATTAGGTCTTCAGAGTAACCTTTTAAAAGGTATTACAGACCTTGGATTTACTGAGCCAACCCCAATTCAGCAAAAAACAATTCCCCTCTTATTAAATAATTCAACCGATTTAGTTGCGCTTGCACAAACCGGTACCGGAAAAACAGCAGCTTTTGGCTTGCCTCTTTTAGGTAGAATTGATTGTGATAACAGAATAACGCAAGCTTTAGTGCTTGCTCCAACGCGTGAACTTTGCATGCAAATTACCGGAGATCTTAAAAAATACAGCAAGTATTTTTCTAATTTTTCTATTTGCGCAATTTATGGCGGTGCCCGAATTGATGGACAAATTAAAGAAGTAAGAAAAGGTGTGCAGGTAATTGTAGCCACCCCGGGCCGTTTAATTGATATGATAGAAAGAAAGGTGGTTAATTTAAATACCGTAAAATATATTGTATTGGATGAGGCAGATGAAATGTTGAATATGGGCTTTAAAGAAGACCTGGACATCATTTTAAAAGAAACTCCAAAAGATAAAAATACATGGCTGTTTAGTGCAACCATGCCTAAAGAGGTTGAACGCATTGCCAAGAACTACATGAGCAAACCTGCTGAACTTTCAGCCGGAAATAAAAATGAAGGTGCCGCTAATATCGAACACGTATATTATTTGGTGCATCCCCGCGACCGTTATCCGGCGCTAAAAAGAGTTGTGGATTATTACCCCGAAATTTTTGGGATTGTTTTTTGCAGAACAAAAGCCGAAACACAAGAAGTTGCTGATGCATTGATTAAAGACGGGTACAGTGCTGATGCTTTGCATGGCGATTTATCACAAAGTCAGCGTGATTTTGTAATGAAACGTTTCCGAAGCAAAACCTTACAAATGTTGGTGGCAACTGATGTTGCAGCCAGAGGAATTGATGTAAATGATGTAACCCATGTAATTAATTTTAATTTACCTGAGGATGTGGAGAACTATACGCACAGAACAGGCAGAACGGCCAGAGCCGGTAAATCCGGAATTGCCATTACTATCATTACTCCAAAAGAACAATCACGCATTCGCGATATAGAAAGAATTCTTAAAAAGAAATTCGAACGTAAAAACGTACCAACCGGCGTGGAAGTTTGCGAGAAACAACTTTTTAATCTGGTTCACAAATTACACAGCGTTTCTGTTAAGGATGATGAAATTGAAACTTTCCTTCCTAAAATTTATGAAGAATTAAAAGATTTAAGTAAAGAAGAATTAATTAAACGTTTCATTAGCGAAGAGTTTAATCGCTTCCATGAATATTACGAAGATGCACAGGATTTAAACACACTGACCGGAAATACCGATGGTGCTTTTGGAAATAGCCGTGTTACCCGTTTCTTCATTAATATGGGTATGATGGATGGATTTAATCGCAACAGTTTAAAAGATTATTTAGCGGACGCCGTTAAACTACATCCACGTATGATATTTAATTTAGATATCAAAAGCAGTTTCTCCTTTTTTGAAACTGAAAGTAAATTTGTAGATACTTTCTTGGCAATAAATTCCGCCGATACAGAATTTAATAATCGTAAGGTTCAATTGGAAGTAAGTAAAAAGAAAATGAGTGAAGGTGGAGGAAATCGCAGCGGTGGCGGCGGTGGCGGATTCAGAGGTAATGGCAGTGGTGGATACCGTGGCGGAGAAAGAAGCAATTCCGGTAAAAGCGGTGGATTTAAAAGAAGAGATGATAATGAAAAACGCCCACGTAAATTTGTAAAAAAATCATCTTCTGAAGGTGGAGGTCGTTCATACGGCGATAAACCGGCAAAAAAAGGATTTGGAAAAAGCAGATTTTAA
- a CDS encoding DUF4476 domain-containing protein: MNFIKSVLFTLCIFGFNAINLNAQSYNLVIFSEDGDPFYAIVNGVRQNDKPETNIKVTGLTAEALSLRVEFENAALPKLKQNMMGENGFEHTIKIRRNKKMELKMQYFGKVALEEAPKSSASTVAYHTSENPVGSSSSSSSDQVNYNTSTTITENGQTTTSTNGPGSENISINLNIGEAGMNMNVGGMNATQTSMQTTSSSTVTTTTRTSGSMNSAGSVNETSASAASTKSNAGCNVAMTSGSFESMKKSVESKPFADTKMSTAKLATKNSCLSVVQVKSICALFSMDDDKLTYAKFAYDYCVDKANYYKVSEAFSFDNTTEEFNHFLEAK, translated from the coding sequence ATGAATTTTATTAAAAGTGTTTTATTTACATTATGTATTTTCGGTTTTAATGCAATTAATCTGAATGCCCAATCTTATAACCTGGTTATTTTTTCAGAAGACGGTGATCCTTTTTACGCAATTGTAAATGGAGTTCGCCAGAATGATAAGCCGGAGACGAATATCAAAGTAACGGGTTTAACCGCTGAAGCTTTAAGTTTACGAGTTGAATTCGAAAATGCAGCTTTACCAAAACTCAAACAAAATATGATGGGTGAAAATGGTTTTGAACATACCATTAAAATTAGAAGAAATAAAAAAATGGAGTTGAAAATGCAATATTTTGGAAAAGTTGCTTTAGAAGAAGCGCCAAAAAGTTCAGCTTCTACGGTAGCGTATCACACTTCTGAAAATCCGGTTGGTTCCTCTTCCAGTTCAAGTTCAGATCAAGTTAACTACAATACTTCTACTACGATTACTGAAAACGGACAAACTACAACCTCAACAAATGGACCCGGATCAGAAAACATTTCCATTAATTTAAATATTGGTGAAGCCGGCATGAATATGAATGTAGGCGGAATGAACGCTACACAAACATCCATGCAAACAACTTCTTCCTCTACAGTAACCACTACCACACGCACATCCGGAAGTATGAACTCAGCCGGTTCAGTTAATGAAACTTCAGCCTCAGCAGCCTCAACTAAATCTAATGCAGGGTGTAATGTAGCCATGACAAGTGGCTCGTTTGAAAGCATGAAAAAATCAGTGGAGTCGAAACCATTTGCCGACACAAAAATGAGTACAGCCAAATTAGCCACTAAAAATTCATGTTTAAGTGTAGTTCAAGTTAAAAGTATCTGTGCATTATTTAGCATGGATGATGATAAACTGACGTATGCGAAATTTGCATATGATTACTGCGTAGATAAAGCAAATTATTATAAAGTAAGTGAAGCTTTTTCTTTTGATAATACAACAGAAGAGTTTAATCACTTTTTAGAAGCCAAATAG